A genomic stretch from Dehalococcoidales bacterium includes:
- a CDS encoding reductive dehalogenase, whose amino-acid sequence MKRLTLDQWEKKYIAGTVERFDQKYQMFNRPAWDPEMKELLEDWSFGGEARERPGYTLLDHALKRASSRITQLAVFNMYKPNPSPVTMAITAAMAGAYSRRQPMPEKPRERMKIDVSDSEVLTRNVKKVARYFGADLVGVCRLDRRFVYSHTYGGNTFEGARESEVDADGSRPQEIPGEFQYAIVMGFEMDYDLMKYFPTYVAETTTAMGYSRMAIANAHLSAFIRGLGFKTIDCSINDVALSVPLAMQAGLGDIGRNGILITPQFGPRLRLSKVFTDLPLIVDTPVDFGVTEFCKACMKCAEMCPSQAISTGERTSEPNNVSNVTGEMKWSIDPVKCRMHWGRTDKSCTICVACCPYNKPDTLFHRAVLRLTDYLRWTDSLCVRMDKLLGYGRPARVADFWEEWQPRRH is encoded by the coding sequence ATGAAGAGACTGACCCTTGACCAGTGGGAGAAGAAGTATATTGCCGGTACGGTCGAGAGGTTTGACCAGAAGTATCAGATGTTCAACAGGCCGGCCTGGGACCCGGAGATGAAAGAGTTGCTGGAGGACTGGTCATTCGGTGGCGAAGCCAGGGAGAGACCGGGCTATACTTTGCTTGACCACGCACTGAAACGGGCGAGCTCACGCATCACACAGCTAGCGGTGTTCAATATGTACAAGCCCAACCCCAGCCCGGTGACAATGGCAATAACGGCGGCGATGGCAGGTGCATACTCGCGTCGTCAACCCATGCCGGAGAAACCTCGTGAGAGGATGAAGATTGATGTCAGTGACTCGGAGGTACTGACGCGTAATGTGAAGAAAGTGGCCCGGTACTTTGGAGCCGACCTGGTGGGTGTCTGCCGGCTGGACCGGCGGTTCGTGTATTCACACACCTACGGAGGGAACACATTTGAGGGTGCGCGTGAGTCTGAAGTGGACGCAGACGGATCCCGGCCGCAGGAAATACCCGGTGAGTTTCAGTACGCCATAGTCATGGGATTCGAGATGGATTACGACCTCATGAAGTACTTCCCGACCTATGTTGCCGAAACCACTACGGCAATGGGTTACAGCAGGATGGCCATTGCCAATGCCCACCTGTCCGCCTTCATTCGGGGGCTGGGGTTCAAGACCATTGACTGTAGCATCAATGATGTTGCCCTTTCGGTACCACTGGCAATGCAGGCAGGGCTGGGTGACATCGGACGGAACGGGATACTGATTACACCACAGTTCGGGCCTCGCCTGAGGTTGAGCAAGGTGTTTACTGACCTGCCGCTGATTGTCGATACGCCGGTTGATTTCGGGGTCACCGAATTCTGTAAAGCCTGTATGAAGTGTGCCGAGATGTGTCCATCACAGGCCATTTCCACCGGGGAGAGGACCTCCGAGCCAAACAACGTGTCCAACGTGACTGGTGAAATGAAGTGGTCGATTGACCCTGTCAAATGCCGTATGCACTGGGGGCGTACGGATAAGTCATGCACCATCTGCGTTGCCTGCTGCCCCTACAATAAGCCGGATACCCTGTTCCACCGGGCGGTCCTGCGTCTTACCGACTACCTGAGGTGGACGGATTCTCTCTGTGTCCGGATGGACAAATTGCTCGGTTACGGCAGACCGGCCCGGGTAGCGGACTTCTGGGAGGAGTGGCAGCCCCGGCGGCACTAG
- the fabD gene encoding ACP S-malonyltransferase encodes MVDTKRVAYVFPGQGSQSVGMGRDLYESYPVARTVFEQADERLGFSLSGLCFEGPEDELRKTVNAQPALVTVSFACLKAAQETGKGLPPPTFVAGHSLGEYTALAAAAVLDFADTVYLARERGRLMYQAGLERPGTMAAIIGLDEPVLTGICQETDTRLANINCPGQLVISGATDNIDRAVELAKEKGASRAIPLQVSGAFHTPLMQPAVDGMAEIIPTLTFREPAVPIIANTSARPMTTAEAVKSELLEQLCNSVQWQGSIEYMIENGVTSVIEIGPGRVLTGLMRRIDRSVETLNIGDAEAVQALAEQS; translated from the coding sequence ATGGTCGATACAAAGAGAGTGGCTTATGTCTTTCCGGGGCAAGGTTCCCAGTCCGTCGGCATGGGACGTGACCTTTACGAGAGCTACCCCGTAGCGAGAACGGTTTTTGAACAGGCCGACGAAAGGCTGGGGTTCTCTCTCTCCGGGCTTTGCTTCGAAGGACCGGAGGACGAGCTCCGCAAGACAGTCAACGCGCAACCGGCGCTGGTCACGGTGAGCTTTGCCTGCCTGAAGGCGGCCCAGGAAACAGGCAAGGGTCTGCCGCCACCAACCTTCGTGGCCGGCCATAGCCTCGGGGAGTACACCGCGCTGGCTGCGGCAGCCGTGCTTGACTTCGCCGATACCGTTTACCTCGCCCGCGAGAGGGGCCGTTTGATGTACCAGGCCGGGTTGGAACGACCCGGCACGATGGCAGCAATCATCGGACTGGACGAGCCGGTACTGACCGGCATCTGCCAGGAAACAGACACCCGGTTAGCCAATATCAACTGCCCCGGACAACTGGTAATCAGCGGGGCCACTGACAATATTGACAGAGCGGTAGAGCTGGCCAAAGAGAAGGGTGCATCCCGCGCTATCCCCCTTCAGGTGAGTGGTGCTTTCCATACCCCGCTGATGCAGCCCGCCGTAGACGGAATGGCCGAGATTATTCCCACCCTGACCTTCCGTGAGCCCGCTGTACCCATAATCGCCAATACTTCCGCCCGACCGATGACCACTGCGGAGGCAGTCAAGTCAGAACTCCTGGAACAGCTATGCAACAGCGTTCAGTGGCAGGGTTCCATCGAGTACATGATTGAGAACGGTGTCACCAGCGTCATCGAAATCGGGCCCGGCAGGGTTCTTACCGGCCTGATGAGGCGCATAGACCGAAGCGTGGAGACGCTGAATATCGGGGACGCCGAAGCCGTCCAGGCCCTCGCAGAGCAGTCCTGA
- a CDS encoding radical SAM protein — MSMPYTVGPIRPPSEAYSLLVRVTENCPWNRCEFCSVFKDQKFRIRHIEEVKEGILAVRRLVEDTYRWSERGGYTVGQVAQLNGILWLQDDGVRNAFLQDSDSMIMKTEPLAEILEFLCGTFPTLEKVCTYARAKTVYRKKPEELKRLRDAGLSRLHIGLETGDDDLLAYIQKGVTAAEQIQAGKKAVEAGFEVSEYVMPGLGGRERWEQHALNSARVLNEVNPRFIRLRTFHPAPGTPIHEKARREEYHVQSIEGVLKEIRTFVEALDVTSELITSDFAWNFYLGEIDGKLPEEKEKVLAEIDRALAYWQAEGEPRRNPFMGNLNLELN; from the coding sequence ATGAGTATGCCGTATACGGTCGGTCCAATCAGGCCTCCATCGGAGGCGTACTCGCTGCTGGTAAGGGTCACGGAGAACTGTCCCTGGAACCGGTGCGAGTTTTGCTCTGTCTTCAAGGATCAGAAGTTCCGGATACGTCACATCGAAGAGGTTAAGGAGGGAATCCTGGCTGTCCGGAGGCTGGTAGAGGACACGTACCGGTGGTCGGAACGCGGTGGTTATACCGTTGGCCAGGTTGCCCAACTCAACGGTATCCTCTGGCTCCAGGATGACGGTGTCAGGAACGCATTCCTCCAGGACTCGGACAGCATGATAATGAAGACCGAGCCTCTTGCCGAGATACTGGAGTTTCTCTGCGGGACGTTTCCCACGCTGGAAAAGGTGTGTACCTACGCCCGGGCAAAGACCGTTTACCGGAAGAAGCCCGAAGAGCTGAAGCGGTTGCGAGATGCAGGGCTTTCCCGACTTCATATTGGCCTGGAGACCGGTGATGACGACCTCCTGGCCTATATTCAGAAGGGCGTCACCGCTGCTGAGCAGATACAGGCCGGCAAGAAGGCGGTCGAGGCTGGTTTTGAGGTCTCGGAGTACGTCATGCCGGGGTTGGGAGGTAGGGAGCGCTGGGAGCAGCATGCCCTGAACTCGGCCCGGGTGCTGAATGAGGTCAACCCCCGGTTCATCAGGCTACGCACCTTTCATCCTGCTCCGGGGACACCGATACACGAGAAAGCCCGGCGCGAAGAATACCACGTCCAGTCTATCGAAGGTGTTCTGAAGGAGATACGGACGTTTGTGGAGGCCCTTGATGTGACCTCCGAGTTGATTACCAGCGATTTCGCCTGGAATTTCTACCTGGGGGAGATTGATGGTAAGCTCCCTGAGGAGAAGGAAAAGGTACTCGCGGAGATTGACCGGGCGCTGGCCTACTGGCAGGCGGAGGGGGAGCCCAGGCGAAACCCGTTCATGGGAAACCTGAACCTGGAGCTAAATTAA
- a CDS encoding DUF5679 domain-containing protein has translation MEAYCVKCRAKREMKDAKPITMKNGKPATQGVCPTCGTKMFRIGKS, from the coding sequence ATGGAAGCATACTGTGTGAAATGTCGTGCCAAGCGTGAAATGAAAGACGCCAAGCCCATCACCATGAAGAATGGCAAGCCAGCAACTCAAGGTGTATGCCCCACTTGCGGAACCAAGATGTTCCGAATAGGCAAGAGCTAG
- a CDS encoding 2Fe-2S iron-sulfur cluster-binding protein produces MKTISLTIDGRKITANEGEILLWVALDNGFYIPNLCAMRDNHEPMAACRLCFVEVADRDRPVTACTETVTEGMTVNTRGDNALSLARQGFELLMASHALDCAHCPRNGSCELQKIARHLHVKLKSKHLRKLERDLPIDTSHPLFVYDANKCVLCGRCVRVCREHSGTSVLGFAHRGFDRRVTTFADEPMDTSGCDYCAECIVVCPTGALVPREEQPPKAGVTV; encoded by the coding sequence ATGAAGACAATATCTCTGACAATTGACGGCCGGAAGATAACCGCCAACGAGGGTGAAATCCTTCTCTGGGTTGCCCTCGATAACGGGTTCTATATCCCCAACCTGTGCGCCATGAGGGACAATCACGAGCCGATGGCTGCCTGTCGGTTGTGCTTTGTTGAGGTAGCGGACAGGGACAGACCGGTCACAGCGTGCACTGAGACGGTAACTGAAGGCATGACAGTCAATACCAGGGGAGATAACGCCCTCAGTCTGGCCCGGCAGGGCTTTGAGCTTCTCATGGCGTCTCACGCCCTGGACTGCGCTCACTGCCCCAGGAACGGTTCCTGCGAACTGCAGAAGATAGCCCGGCACCTCCATGTGAAACTGAAGTCAAAGCACCTCAGAAAGCTGGAACGCGACCTTCCCATCGACACAAGCCACCCGTTGTTCGTCTATGACGCCAACAAATGCGTGCTGTGCGGACGGTGTGTCCGGGTGTGCCGGGAGCACTCCGGTACCAGTGTACTCGGCTTTGCCCACCGGGGCTTCGATCGGCGGGTCACCACCTTTGCCGATGAACCGATGGACACTTCAGGATGCGACTACTGTGCCGAGTGCATAGTAGTCTGCCCGACCGGTGCTCTGGTACCCAGGGAAGAGCAACCACCGAAGGCCGGGGTAACGGTCTAA
- a CDS encoding DUF561 domain-containing protein codes for MLKTVICDLIGIEHPIIQGGMAHLGTAELVSAVSNAGGLGIIGAGYYQPDWVRQQIHLTRELTDRPFGINLPLTSPYTDEVIAIILQEKVSVVTTGVGDPTAFVPALRELGMKVMPVVAGVRPAQRLEEAGVDAIVAEGMESGGHIGETTTMALVPQVVDSVSIPVIAAGGIADGRGLAAALALGAQGVQIGTRFACSEESIAHPGYKQKVLEAHDRSTVITGRTTSLPLRSLKNSLTEQFLALEESGVSSEELSMFGEGRMHLGLIDGDVDDGSLLAGQIAGMIHEIKPVRIIIEEMVAEAEAVIARLRSLQTGG; via the coding sequence GTGCTCAAGACCGTAATCTGTGACCTTATCGGCATAGAGCATCCCATCATCCAGGGAGGGATGGCTCACCTCGGTACTGCCGAGCTTGTCTCGGCGGTCTCCAATGCCGGAGGGCTGGGCATTATCGGTGCCGGCTACTACCAGCCTGACTGGGTCAGGCAGCAGATACACCTCACCCGGGAACTCACCGACAGGCCCTTTGGCATCAACCTCCCGCTGACATCGCCGTATACTGACGAGGTTATCGCCATAATCCTCCAAGAGAAGGTATCCGTGGTCACCACCGGCGTCGGTGACCCCACGGCATTTGTGCCCGCTCTCAGAGAGCTAGGGATGAAGGTAATGCCGGTCGTGGCCGGCGTCAGGCCGGCACAGCGACTAGAGGAAGCCGGTGTCGACGCCATTGTCGCCGAGGGCATGGAATCGGGAGGGCACATCGGGGAAACGACGACCATGGCACTGGTGCCCCAGGTGGTCGATAGTGTCAGCATACCGGTGATTGCCGCCGGAGGTATTGCCGATGGGCGTGGTCTGGCGGCAGCCCTGGCCCTCGGTGCCCAGGGTGTACAAATCGGGACGCGATTCGCCTGTAGCGAGGAATCCATTGCCCACCCCGGCTACAAGCAGAAGGTCCTCGAGGCTCACGACCGGTCAACGGTCATCACCGGCCGCACTACCAGCCTGCCTCTCCGTAGTCTGAAGAACAGTCTCACCGAGCAGTTTCTGGCACTGGAAGAGTCCGGGGTCTCGTCCGAGGAACTGAGTATGTTCGGCGAGGGCAGAATGCACCTCGGTCTGATTGACGGCGATGTCGACGATGGCTCGCTGCTGGCCGGGCAGATTGCCGGCATGATACATGAAATCAAGCCGGTCAGGATAATCATAGAAGAGATGGTGGCTGAAGCCGAGGCAGTGATAGCGCGCCTCAGAAGCCTGCAGACAGGTGGCTAA
- a CDS encoding DUF177 domain-containing protein, whose protein sequence is MQINVSQQLKEAIGSTRSYDVDETVDIANQESHVEGRFNLVRTDRGILARGTLRTEIAVTCSRCLRSCPLALTLDVEEEYYPTTDVLTGAPLSLPDRSGYFTIDEHHILDLAEAIRQYAVLAIPMKPLCQENCTGLCPTCGHNLNLGPCDCPQQEIDPRWSGLCKLAVADNNA, encoded by the coding sequence ATGCAGATAAACGTTTCCCAGCAGCTCAAGGAAGCCATCGGGTCAACACGAAGCTACGATGTAGACGAAACGGTTGATATTGCCAACCAGGAGAGTCATGTCGAGGGTAGATTCAATCTGGTCCGCACCGACCGGGGAATCCTGGCTCGTGGTACCCTGCGTACAGAGATTGCAGTCACCTGCAGCCGCTGCCTGCGCTCGTGCCCCCTGGCACTAACCCTGGATGTTGAGGAAGAGTACTATCCCACAACGGATGTGCTCACCGGAGCACCACTGTCCCTGCCGGACCGGTCCGGGTACTTTACCATCGATGAACACCATATCCTTGATCTTGCCGAGGCAATACGCCAGTATGCAGTACTGGCTATCCCGATGAAGCCGTTGTGCCAGGAGAATTGCACCGGTCTATGCCCCACGTGCGGTCACAACCTCAACCTGGGACCGTGTGACTGTCCACAGCAGGAAATCGACCCCCGATGGAGCGGACTGTGCAAACTGGCCGTGGCCGATAACAACGCCTGA
- the rpmF gene encoding 50S ribosomal protein L32, whose product MGALPKRKITKARRGRRRSHDHLSAPALVTCPQCHSPKLPHHVCHTCGSYAGREVVEIKSPKPKTS is encoded by the coding sequence ATGGGAGCCCTGCCAAAGAGAAAGATTACCAAGGCACGTAGGGGAAGAAGGCGCAGCCATGACCATCTGTCCGCCCCAGCCCTGGTAACCTGCCCACAGTGCCACAGCCCGAAACTGCCACACCATGTCTGTCACACGTGCGGCAGCTATGCAGGACGGGAAGTCGTCGAAATCAAGAGCCCGAAACCAAAGACCAGCTAG